One Chanodichthys erythropterus isolate Z2021 chromosome 10, ASM2448905v1, whole genome shotgun sequence DNA segment encodes these proteins:
- the synj1 gene encoding synaptojanin-1 isoform X1, which produces MAFSKGYRIYHKLDPPPYSVIVETRNREECLMFESGAVAVLSAAEKETIKTAYTKMLDAYGILGVLRLNLGDSMLHSLVVVTGCSSVGKVQDSEVFRVTGTDFVSLKNDPSDEDKIADVRKILNSGNFYFAWSSTGVSLDLSLNAHRRIREDISDNRFFWNQSLHLHLKHYGVNCDDWLLRLMCGGVEIRTIYAGHKQAKACVISRLSSERAGTRFNVRGTNDDGQVANFVETEQVIFLDDKVSSFIQIRGSIPLFWEQPGIQVGSHRVKLSRGFEANAPAFERHFSALRRLYGKQVIINLLGMKEGEHMLSKAFQSHLKASEHSNAVRMLNFDYHQMVKGGKTDKLNTVMKPQISKFLEECGFFYYSGEAGIQRCQTGTIRSNCLDCLDRTNSVQAFIALEMLPKQLEDMGLTEKPQLVARFQEVFRAMWSTNGDSVSKIYAGTGALDGKAKGGKLKDGARSVTRTIQNNFFDSSKQEAIDILRLGSTLNSDLADKARALLTTSSLYASPRVLLGMCQNHYKYTRPKKIRVCVGTWNVNGGKQFRSIAFRNHTLNDWLLDAPKKAGHPEFQDGKSNPVDIFAIGFEEMVELNAGNIVSASTTNQKLWAAELQKNLSRDQRYVLLASEQLVGVCLFVFIRPQHAPFIRDVAVDTVKTGMGGATGNKGGVAIRMLFHTTSICFVCSHFAAGQSQVKERNDDYNEIARKLSFPMGRLLYSHDYVFWCGDFNYRINIPNEEVKELIKQQSWDALIAGDQLVEQKNAGQVFRGFIEGKLDFAPTYKYDLFSEDYDTSEKCRTPAWTDRVLWKRRKWNFDKTAEELELNVVGAPVNEEDQYPWSPGELKYYGRAELKTSDHRPVVAIIDVDILEVDPEARHQVYKDVIALQGPPDGTILVSLCTSGPDDFFDDALIDDLLDKFANFGEVILIRFVEEKMWVTFLEGYSALAALSLSASTVNGKTIDIRLRSPGWIKSLEEEMSVERICGSIPTSTSSTLLAENSDMGEEYDMEGDVDEEVEDILPQHLQPGAGMDLGSSPTPSPRSSPCPSPTHGEPAPPIRPSRAPPRTAGPPQGSPVDGQPAGAPSSQGLEPKRPPPPRPNAPPARPAPPQRPPPPSGQKSPALARADAAGRGQATGTAPGGAPRPIPPRAGVISVPPQARPPPPPAHPGAPRPIEVHPGAPRPSHDNHPGAPRPTPEPQSKPSELPLGPHPTLPGPMRAQMISPMQPQSMSPVQPPVQAQLPPPMQPTFPAPLMPQPASQVSAGVAAAPQTGLASPKPPPRSRSSHTLPPESAPPPTTQDKDMNGVQREAQWKLDPFDMLNNQSLFQNASFSASLPRSSSSSTPSSSSSSTLPSSLSLFSSSDTSNAPCLLPPPITSRSKSQETLRASPNPFLADAQPRPNSTNPFTGNLLSSPPRSLTPDFFTHQQAQATKPGLNRAMSTVVHSSTLPPSFSRQQSLVPATAAAPTKQTQKWVTFDDDSDFFSRNAPSAVRTGSPLIPAASSLPFPQPQGSFPSSGFDFLSAKAPSAVGTGTPLIPAASSLSFPQPQSSFPSSSFDMDSNWTSLPTSAFATIPPPISTRTNTSIKNAHIPSKNEFTER; this is translated from the exons ATGGCATTCAGTAAAGGTTATCGTATTTATCATAAACTGGATCCACCTCCATACAGTGTGATCGTGGAGACCAGAAATCGAGAGGAATGTCTGATGTTTGAGTCTGGAGCTGTTGCTGTACTGT CGGCGGCAGAGAAAGAGACCATCAAAACGGCATACACCAAGATGCTGGATGCTTATGGGATTCTGGGAGTTCTTCGTCTTAACCTTG GAGATTCTATGCTCCACAGCCTGGTGGTCGTAACGGGCTGCAGTTCAGTTGGAAAAGTCCAGGACTCAGAAGTTTTTCGGGTAACGGGAACAGACTTCGTCTCTCTGAAGAATGACCCCTCAGATGAGGACAAGATCGCTGATGTCAGGAAAATCTTAAACTCTGGGAACTTCTACTTTGCCTGGTCCTCCACTGGAGTGAGTCTGGACCTCAGCTTGAATGCACACCGCAGGATCAGAGAAGACATATCGGACAATCGTTTTTTCTG GAATCAGTCCCTCCATCTCCATCTCAAGCATTATGGGGTGAACTGTGATGACTGGCTCCTGAGGTTAATGTGTGGCGGTGTGGAGATCCGCACCATCTACGCTGGGCACAAACAGGCCAAAGCTtgtgtgatctctcgtctcAGCTCGGAGAGAGCAGGCACACGCTTCAATGTCAGAGGCACAAATGACGACGGCCAGGTGGCCAACTTTGTGGAGACAGAGCAG GTTATTTTCCTTGACGACAAAGTGTCCTCCTTCATTCAAATCCGAGGGTCAATACCACTGTTCTGGGAGCAGCCAGGAATTCAG GTCGGATCCCACCGTGTGAAACTGTCCCGTGGTTTTGAAGCAAACGCACCAGCTTTTGAGAG ACACTTTAGTGCTCTGAGGAGGCTGTATGGCAAACAGGTGATCATCAACCTGCTGGGTATGAAGGAGGGTGAACACATGCTCAGTAAAGCATTTCAG AGTCACCTAAAAGCTTCGGAGCATTCAAATGCTGTGAGAATGCTGAACTTTGACTATCATCAGATGGTTAAAGGTGGGAAGACTGACAAGCTCAATACTGTCATGAAACCTCAGATCAGCAAGTTTCTGGAGGAATGTGGTTTCTTCTATTACTCAGGGGAGGCCGGCATTCAGAG ATGTCAAACTGGGACCATTCGTTCCAATTGTCTGGACTGCTTGGACCGAACAAACAGTGTCCAGGCCTTCATTGCACTTGAG ATGCTTCCAAAACAGTTGGAAGACATGGGTCTGACGGAGAAGCCTCAGCTGGTGGCACGCTTTCAGGAGGTCTTCCGCGCTATGTGGTCCACCAATGGAGACTCCGTCAGCAAAATCTACGCAGGCACTGGCGCTCTGGATGGCAAGGCTAAG GGTGGAAAGCTAAAAGACGGCGCTCGCTCTGTCACCAGAACCATTCAGAACAACTTCTTTGACAGCTCTAAACAGGAAGCCATTGACATCCTGAGACTGGGCAGCACCCTGAACAGTGACCTGGCAGATAAAGCACGTGCTCTTCTCACAACCAGCAGCCTGTATG CATCTCCAAGAGTGCTTCTTGGCATGTGTCAGAACCACTACAAGTACACACGACCCAAGAAGATCAGAGTGTGTGTGGGTACATGGAACGTGAACGGAGGCAAGCAATTCCGCAGCATTGCGTTTCGTAACCACACGCTTAATGACTGGCTCCTGGATGCCCCTAAGAAGGCCGGTCATCCAGAATTCCAGG ATGGAAAATCCAACCCCGTGGACATCTTTGCTATTGGCTTTGAGGAAATGGTGGAGCTTAATGCTGGCAATATTGTCAGTGCAAG CACCACTAATCAGAAACTATGGGCTGCAGAACTGCAGAAGAACCTCTCACGAGATCAAAGATACGTGCTGCTGGCCTCGGAGCAGCTGGTTGGTGTGTGTTTGTTCGTCTTCATACGCCCTCAGCATGCACCGTTCATCAG GGATGTTGCTGTTGATACAGTGAAGACTGGAATGGGCGGGGCCACTGGTAATAAAGGAGGTGTGGCTATTCGCATGCTCTTCCACACAACTAGCATCTGCTTCGTGTGCTCACACTTTGCCGCTGGCCAATCACAGGTCAAGGAGAGGAACGACGACTACAATGAAATTGCACGCAAACTGTCCTTCCCTATG ggtCGTCTCCTTTACTCTCATGATTATGTATTCTGGTGTGGAGATTTCAACTACCGAATAAATATTCCTAATGAAGAGGTGAAGGAGCTGATCAAACAGCAGAGCTGGGATGCCCTGATTGCTGGAGATCAACTGGTGGAGCAGAAGAATGCTGGACAG GTTTTCAGAGGATTCATTGAAGGGAAGCTGGATTTTGCCCCCACTTACAAATATGACCTGTTTTCGGAGGACTACGACACTAGTGAGAAGTGCCGCACACCGGCTTGGACTGACCGTGTGCTGTGGAAGAGAAGAAAGTGGAACTTTGATAAAACTG caGAAGAATTGGAGTTGAATGTAGTAGGAGCCCCAGTGAATGAGGAAGATCAGTACCCATGGAGCCCTGGAGAGCTCAAGTACTATGGTAGAGCAGAGCTCAAAACCTCTGATCACAG GCCTGTGGTGGCCATCATAGACGTGGACATACTTGAGGTGGATCCAGAGGCCAGACATCAGGTGTATAAGGACGTGATCGCCCTGCAGGGTCCACCTGATGGAACCATCCTCGTCTCTCTCTGCACTTCTGGTCCTGATGACTTCTTTGATGATGCTTTGATCGATGACCTGTTGGACAAGTTTGCTAATTTTGGCGAGGTTATTCTTATCAG GTTTGTTGAAGAGAAAATGTGGGTGACATTTTTGGAGGGATACTCAGCACTGGCAGCTCTCTCTTTGAGTGCCTCTACT GTGAATGGAAAGACCATAGACATCCGTCTGAGGAGTCCTGGTTGGATAAAGAGTCTAGAGGAAGAAATGAGTGTGGAGAGAATCTGCGGTAGCATCCCAACGTCCACCAGCTCCACCCTGCTGGCAGAAAACTCTGATATGGGGGAAGAGTATGATATGGAAG GTGATGTGGACGAAGAGGTTGAGGATATCTTACCCCAACACCTGCAGCCTGGAGCAGGCATGGATCTAGGTTCGTCCCCCACACCATCCCCACGCAGCAGCCCCTGCCCCTCTCCTACCCACGGAGAGCCTGCACCCCCCATCCGGCCCAGCAGAGCCCCCCCACGCACAGCTGGACCACCACAGG GTTCTCCGGTAGATGGTCAGCCAGCTGGAGCTCCTTCATCGCAGGGGCTAGAGCCAAAACGCCCCCCTCCTCCACGCCCCAATGCCCCACCAGCCCGACCTGCACCTCCACAGCGCCCACCACCACCCTCAG GACAAAAAAGCCCAGCGTTAGCACGTGCAGATGCAGCTG GTCGAGGTCAAGCAACTGGAACAGCCCCTGGAGGCGCCCCAAGGCCG ATCCCACCTCGAGCAGGAGTTATCAGTGTCCCTCCTCAGGCAagacctcctcctcctcctgctcATCCCGGGGCCCCCAGACCCATAGAAGTGCATCCTGGGGCCCCCCGACCTTCACATGATAATCACCCCGGAGCACCAAGACCCACTCCTGAACCCCAAAGCAAGCCATCCGAGCTGCCTCTGG gTCCACACCCTACACTGCCAGGTCCCATGAGAGCTCAGATGATATCACCCATGCAGCCTCAGTCTATGTCACCAGTGCAGCCTCCTGTCCAAGCTCAGCTCCCTCCACCAATGCAGCCCACCTTTCCCGCCCCTCTGATGCCTCAGCCAGCCTCCCAAGTGTCTGCTGGAGTCGCTGCCGCCCCTCAGACCGGACTGGCATCTCCCAAGCCTCCACCCCGGAGCCGGTCCTCTCACACACTGCCACCTGAGTCTGCTCCTCCCCCTACAACCCAG GACAAGGATATGAATGGAGTCCAAAGAGAAGCACAATGGAAACTAGACCCCTTCGACATGCTTAACAACCAGTCCCTCTTCCAGAACGCATCGTTCTCCGCTTCTCTCCCTCGCTCATCGTCCTCATCCACcccctcctcttcttcttcctctaCGTTACCCAGTTCCCTGTCCCTGTTCTCGTCTTCAGACACTAGCAACGCTCCATGTCTCCTTCCTCCACCCATTACCTCACGCAGCAAATCCCAGGAGACCCTCCGTGCATCCCCCAATCCGTTCCTTGCAGATGCCCAACCCAGACCCAACAGCACCAACCCTTTCACCGGCAACCTGCTGTCCTCCCCTCCCCGATCACTCACACCCGATTTCTTCACCCATCAGCAGGCCCAGGCGACCAAGCCTGGCCTGAACAGGGCCATGTCGACTGTGGTTCACAGTTCCACTCTTCCACCATCTTTCTCCAGACAACAATCCTTAGTTCCTGCTACAGCAGCAGCCCCAACCAAACAGACCCAAAAGTGGGTCACCTTTGATGACGATTCAGACTTCTTTTCAAGAAATGCCCCATCCGCAGTTAGGACCGGCTCGCCACTTATACCCGCAGCCTCATCCCTTCCCTTCCCACAACCCCAGGGTAGCTTCCCCAGCTCGGGCTTTGACTTCCTTTCAGCAAAGGCTCCATCCGCAGTTGGGACCGGCACGCCGCTTATACCCGCAGCCTCATCCCTTTCCTTCCCACAACCCCAGAGCAGCTTCCCTAGCTCAAGCTTTGACATGGACAGTAACTGGACGTCGCTTCCCACCTCTGCGTTCGCCACAATCCCTCCTCCAATCTCAACCAGGACTAATACCAGCATCAAAAATGCCCACATCCCTTCCAAAAACGAATTTACAGAGAGATGA
- the synj1 gene encoding synaptojanin-1 isoform X2 — MAFSKGYRIYHKLDPPPYSVIVETRNREECLMFESGAVAVLSAAEKETIKTAYTKMLDAYGILGVLRLNLGDSMLHSLVVVTGCSSVGKVQDSEVFRVTGTDFVSLKNDPSDEDKIADVRKILNSGNFYFAWSSTGVSLDLSLNAHRRIREDISDNRFFWNQSLHLHLKHYGVNCDDWLLRLMCGGVEIRTIYAGHKQAKACVISRLSSERAGTRFNVRGTNDDGQVANFVETEQVIFLDDKVSSFIQIRGSIPLFWEQPGIQVGSHRVKLSRGFEANAPAFERHFSALRRLYGKQVIINLLGMKEGEHMLSKAFQSHLKASEHSNAVRMLNFDYHQMVKGGKTDKLNTVMKPQISKFLEECGFFYYSGEAGIQRCQTGTIRSNCLDCLDRTNSVQAFIALEMLPKQLEDMGLTEKPQLVARFQEVFRAMWSTNGDSVSKIYAGTGALDGKAKGGKLKDGARSVTRTIQNNFFDSSKQEAIDILRLGSTLNSDLADKARALLTTSSLYASPRVLLGMCQNHYKYTRPKKIRVCVGTWNVNGGKQFRSIAFRNHTLNDWLLDAPKKAGHPEFQDGKSNPVDIFAIGFEEMVELNAGNIVSASTTNQKLWAAELQKNLSRDQRYVLLASEQLVGVCLFVFIRPQHAPFIRDVAVDTVKTGMGGATGNKGGVAIRMLFHTTSICFVCSHFAAGQSQVKERNDDYNEIARKLSFPMGRLLYSHDYVFWCGDFNYRINIPNEEVKELIKQQSWDALIAGDQLVEQKNAGQVFRGFIEGKLDFAPTYKYDLFSEDYDTSEKCRTPAWTDRVLWKRRKWNFDKTAEELELNVVGAPVNEEDQYPWSPGELKYYGRAELKTSDHRPVVAIIDVDILEVDPEARHQVYKDVIALQGPPDGTILVSLCTSGPDDFFDDALIDDLLDKFANFGEVILIRFVEEKMWVTFLEGYSALAALSLSASTVNGKTIDIRLRSPGWIKSLEEEMSVERICGSIPTSTSSTLLAENSDMGEEYDMEGDVDEEVEDILPQHLQPGAGMDLGSSPTPSPRSSPCPSPTHGEPAPPIRPSRAPPRTAGPPQGSPVDGQPAGAPSSQGLEPKRPPPPRPNAPPARPAPPQRPPPPSGRGQATGTAPGGAPRPIPPRAGVISVPPQARPPPPPAHPGAPRPIEVHPGAPRPSHDNHPGAPRPTPEPQSKPSELPLGPHPTLPGPMRAQMISPMQPQSMSPVQPPVQAQLPPPMQPTFPAPLMPQPASQVSAGVAAAPQTGLASPKPPPRSRSSHTLPPESAPPPTTQDKDMNGVQREAQWKLDPFDMLNNQSLFQNASFSASLPRSSSSSTPSSSSSSTLPSSLSLFSSSDTSNAPCLLPPPITSRSKSQETLRASPNPFLADAQPRPNSTNPFTGNLLSSPPRSLTPDFFTHQQAQATKPGLNRAMSTVVHSSTLPPSFSRQQSLVPATAAAPTKQTQKWVTFDDDSDFFSRNAPSAVRTGSPLIPAASSLPFPQPQGSFPSSGFDFLSAKAPSAVGTGTPLIPAASSLSFPQPQSSFPSSSFDMDSNWTSLPTSAFATIPPPISTRTNTSIKNAHIPSKNEFTER, encoded by the exons ATGGCATTCAGTAAAGGTTATCGTATTTATCATAAACTGGATCCACCTCCATACAGTGTGATCGTGGAGACCAGAAATCGAGAGGAATGTCTGATGTTTGAGTCTGGAGCTGTTGCTGTACTGT CGGCGGCAGAGAAAGAGACCATCAAAACGGCATACACCAAGATGCTGGATGCTTATGGGATTCTGGGAGTTCTTCGTCTTAACCTTG GAGATTCTATGCTCCACAGCCTGGTGGTCGTAACGGGCTGCAGTTCAGTTGGAAAAGTCCAGGACTCAGAAGTTTTTCGGGTAACGGGAACAGACTTCGTCTCTCTGAAGAATGACCCCTCAGATGAGGACAAGATCGCTGATGTCAGGAAAATCTTAAACTCTGGGAACTTCTACTTTGCCTGGTCCTCCACTGGAGTGAGTCTGGACCTCAGCTTGAATGCACACCGCAGGATCAGAGAAGACATATCGGACAATCGTTTTTTCTG GAATCAGTCCCTCCATCTCCATCTCAAGCATTATGGGGTGAACTGTGATGACTGGCTCCTGAGGTTAATGTGTGGCGGTGTGGAGATCCGCACCATCTACGCTGGGCACAAACAGGCCAAAGCTtgtgtgatctctcgtctcAGCTCGGAGAGAGCAGGCACACGCTTCAATGTCAGAGGCACAAATGACGACGGCCAGGTGGCCAACTTTGTGGAGACAGAGCAG GTTATTTTCCTTGACGACAAAGTGTCCTCCTTCATTCAAATCCGAGGGTCAATACCACTGTTCTGGGAGCAGCCAGGAATTCAG GTCGGATCCCACCGTGTGAAACTGTCCCGTGGTTTTGAAGCAAACGCACCAGCTTTTGAGAG ACACTTTAGTGCTCTGAGGAGGCTGTATGGCAAACAGGTGATCATCAACCTGCTGGGTATGAAGGAGGGTGAACACATGCTCAGTAAAGCATTTCAG AGTCACCTAAAAGCTTCGGAGCATTCAAATGCTGTGAGAATGCTGAACTTTGACTATCATCAGATGGTTAAAGGTGGGAAGACTGACAAGCTCAATACTGTCATGAAACCTCAGATCAGCAAGTTTCTGGAGGAATGTGGTTTCTTCTATTACTCAGGGGAGGCCGGCATTCAGAG ATGTCAAACTGGGACCATTCGTTCCAATTGTCTGGACTGCTTGGACCGAACAAACAGTGTCCAGGCCTTCATTGCACTTGAG ATGCTTCCAAAACAGTTGGAAGACATGGGTCTGACGGAGAAGCCTCAGCTGGTGGCACGCTTTCAGGAGGTCTTCCGCGCTATGTGGTCCACCAATGGAGACTCCGTCAGCAAAATCTACGCAGGCACTGGCGCTCTGGATGGCAAGGCTAAG GGTGGAAAGCTAAAAGACGGCGCTCGCTCTGTCACCAGAACCATTCAGAACAACTTCTTTGACAGCTCTAAACAGGAAGCCATTGACATCCTGAGACTGGGCAGCACCCTGAACAGTGACCTGGCAGATAAAGCACGTGCTCTTCTCACAACCAGCAGCCTGTATG CATCTCCAAGAGTGCTTCTTGGCATGTGTCAGAACCACTACAAGTACACACGACCCAAGAAGATCAGAGTGTGTGTGGGTACATGGAACGTGAACGGAGGCAAGCAATTCCGCAGCATTGCGTTTCGTAACCACACGCTTAATGACTGGCTCCTGGATGCCCCTAAGAAGGCCGGTCATCCAGAATTCCAGG ATGGAAAATCCAACCCCGTGGACATCTTTGCTATTGGCTTTGAGGAAATGGTGGAGCTTAATGCTGGCAATATTGTCAGTGCAAG CACCACTAATCAGAAACTATGGGCTGCAGAACTGCAGAAGAACCTCTCACGAGATCAAAGATACGTGCTGCTGGCCTCGGAGCAGCTGGTTGGTGTGTGTTTGTTCGTCTTCATACGCCCTCAGCATGCACCGTTCATCAG GGATGTTGCTGTTGATACAGTGAAGACTGGAATGGGCGGGGCCACTGGTAATAAAGGAGGTGTGGCTATTCGCATGCTCTTCCACACAACTAGCATCTGCTTCGTGTGCTCACACTTTGCCGCTGGCCAATCACAGGTCAAGGAGAGGAACGACGACTACAATGAAATTGCACGCAAACTGTCCTTCCCTATG ggtCGTCTCCTTTACTCTCATGATTATGTATTCTGGTGTGGAGATTTCAACTACCGAATAAATATTCCTAATGAAGAGGTGAAGGAGCTGATCAAACAGCAGAGCTGGGATGCCCTGATTGCTGGAGATCAACTGGTGGAGCAGAAGAATGCTGGACAG GTTTTCAGAGGATTCATTGAAGGGAAGCTGGATTTTGCCCCCACTTACAAATATGACCTGTTTTCGGAGGACTACGACACTAGTGAGAAGTGCCGCACACCGGCTTGGACTGACCGTGTGCTGTGGAAGAGAAGAAAGTGGAACTTTGATAAAACTG caGAAGAATTGGAGTTGAATGTAGTAGGAGCCCCAGTGAATGAGGAAGATCAGTACCCATGGAGCCCTGGAGAGCTCAAGTACTATGGTAGAGCAGAGCTCAAAACCTCTGATCACAG GCCTGTGGTGGCCATCATAGACGTGGACATACTTGAGGTGGATCCAGAGGCCAGACATCAGGTGTATAAGGACGTGATCGCCCTGCAGGGTCCACCTGATGGAACCATCCTCGTCTCTCTCTGCACTTCTGGTCCTGATGACTTCTTTGATGATGCTTTGATCGATGACCTGTTGGACAAGTTTGCTAATTTTGGCGAGGTTATTCTTATCAG GTTTGTTGAAGAGAAAATGTGGGTGACATTTTTGGAGGGATACTCAGCACTGGCAGCTCTCTCTTTGAGTGCCTCTACT GTGAATGGAAAGACCATAGACATCCGTCTGAGGAGTCCTGGTTGGATAAAGAGTCTAGAGGAAGAAATGAGTGTGGAGAGAATCTGCGGTAGCATCCCAACGTCCACCAGCTCCACCCTGCTGGCAGAAAACTCTGATATGGGGGAAGAGTATGATATGGAAG GTGATGTGGACGAAGAGGTTGAGGATATCTTACCCCAACACCTGCAGCCTGGAGCAGGCATGGATCTAGGTTCGTCCCCCACACCATCCCCACGCAGCAGCCCCTGCCCCTCTCCTACCCACGGAGAGCCTGCACCCCCCATCCGGCCCAGCAGAGCCCCCCCACGCACAGCTGGACCACCACAGG GTTCTCCGGTAGATGGTCAGCCAGCTGGAGCTCCTTCATCGCAGGGGCTAGAGCCAAAACGCCCCCCTCCTCCACGCCCCAATGCCCCACCAGCCCGACCTGCACCTCCACAGCGCCCACCACCACCCTCAG GTCGAGGTCAAGCAACTGGAACAGCCCCTGGAGGCGCCCCAAGGCCG ATCCCACCTCGAGCAGGAGTTATCAGTGTCCCTCCTCAGGCAagacctcctcctcctcctgctcATCCCGGGGCCCCCAGACCCATAGAAGTGCATCCTGGGGCCCCCCGACCTTCACATGATAATCACCCCGGAGCACCAAGACCCACTCCTGAACCCCAAAGCAAGCCATCCGAGCTGCCTCTGG gTCCACACCCTACACTGCCAGGTCCCATGAGAGCTCAGATGATATCACCCATGCAGCCTCAGTCTATGTCACCAGTGCAGCCTCCTGTCCAAGCTCAGCTCCCTCCACCAATGCAGCCCACCTTTCCCGCCCCTCTGATGCCTCAGCCAGCCTCCCAAGTGTCTGCTGGAGTCGCTGCCGCCCCTCAGACCGGACTGGCATCTCCCAAGCCTCCACCCCGGAGCCGGTCCTCTCACACACTGCCACCTGAGTCTGCTCCTCCCCCTACAACCCAG GACAAGGATATGAATGGAGTCCAAAGAGAAGCACAATGGAAACTAGACCCCTTCGACATGCTTAACAACCAGTCCCTCTTCCAGAACGCATCGTTCTCCGCTTCTCTCCCTCGCTCATCGTCCTCATCCACcccctcctcttcttcttcctctaCGTTACCCAGTTCCCTGTCCCTGTTCTCGTCTTCAGACACTAGCAACGCTCCATGTCTCCTTCCTCCACCCATTACCTCACGCAGCAAATCCCAGGAGACCCTCCGTGCATCCCCCAATCCGTTCCTTGCAGATGCCCAACCCAGACCCAACAGCACCAACCCTTTCACCGGCAACCTGCTGTCCTCCCCTCCCCGATCACTCACACCCGATTTCTTCACCCATCAGCAGGCCCAGGCGACCAAGCCTGGCCTGAACAGGGCCATGTCGACTGTGGTTCACAGTTCCACTCTTCCACCATCTTTCTCCAGACAACAATCCTTAGTTCCTGCTACAGCAGCAGCCCCAACCAAACAGACCCAAAAGTGGGTCACCTTTGATGACGATTCAGACTTCTTTTCAAGAAATGCCCCATCCGCAGTTAGGACCGGCTCGCCACTTATACCCGCAGCCTCATCCCTTCCCTTCCCACAACCCCAGGGTAGCTTCCCCAGCTCGGGCTTTGACTTCCTTTCAGCAAAGGCTCCATCCGCAGTTGGGACCGGCACGCCGCTTATACCCGCAGCCTCATCCCTTTCCTTCCCACAACCCCAGAGCAGCTTCCCTAGCTCAAGCTTTGACATGGACAGTAACTGGACGTCGCTTCCCACCTCTGCGTTCGCCACAATCCCTCCTCCAATCTCAACCAGGACTAATACCAGCATCAAAAATGCCCACATCCCTTCCAAAAACGAATTTACAGAGAGATGA